From Pristiophorus japonicus isolate sPriJap1 chromosome 1, sPriJap1.hap1, whole genome shotgun sequence, a single genomic window includes:
- the LOC139273975 gene encoding uncharacterized protein — translation MYSWLGHPIFSSKVNNHFPAAGTLQSSPLETFLYSSSTRLFPAEVNTAQILPELNMLVDQLDLDKPGSLQAGAYKIGATEYCRVQSPNPSGPNPAPSGPDPDLNPDPTPTAPTPTRAAPTLAAPTPTRAAPTPATPPRAAPTPTLTPTRPQRPDPDPSSPDPSDPKPDPSSPDPSDPAPSGPDPDLNADPTPTAPTPTRAAPTLAAPNPPRAAPTPTSTPTRPQRSRPRPEQPQPQRPHPERPRPRPQRRPDPNGPDPDPSSPNPSGPNPDPSSPDPSDLDPSSPNPSGPDPNPSGPDPNPSGSDPDPSGPDPDPSGPDPEPSGSNPDPSGPDPSGPDPSGPDPDPSGPDPEPSGSNPDPSGPDPSGPDPSGPDPDPSGPDSDPDPSGPDPDPSSPDPNPSGPDPTGPDPDPRGPDSDHSGPDPGPSGPDPSGPDPSGPDPDHSGPDPDSSSNDPSGPDSTRAAPIPAAPTPTAATPTPTQAAPTPTPAALTPTPVDPDPSGPDPDPSSPNPSGPDPNPSGSDPDPSGPDPDPSGPDPEPSGSNPDPSGPDPSGPDPSGPDPDPSGPDSDPDPSGPDPDPSSPDPNPSGPDPTGPDPDPSGPDSDHSGPDPDPSGPDPSGPDPSGPNPDPSGPDPDHSGPDPDPSSNDPSGPDSTRAAPIPAAPTPTAAALTPTPAAPTPTPVALTPTPVDPDPSGPDPDPSSPDPDPDSSGPDPDPSGPDPDPDSSGVDPDRTGTDPDPSGPDLSSPDPRGPDPDPSSPDPSSLDPDPSGPDPDPSGPDPDPSGPDPDPDPSGADPDRTGTDPDPSGPDRAAPTPEAPTPTRAAPIPAASTPTPAAQTPTPAPTPTPAAPTPTPAAPTPNPADPDPSGPDPDPNGPDPDPSGPDPDPSGPDPDPSGPDPDPSGPDSDPSGPDPDPSDPDPDPSGPDPDPSGPDPDPSGPDPDPSGLDPSGPDPDPSGPDPTGPDPDPSGPDPTGPDPDPSDPNPSGPDPSGSHPDPSGPDPSGPYPDPSGHDRDPSGPDPDPKNLTLTPGP, via the exons cccCAACCCTAGCGGCCCCAACCCcgccccgagcggccccgaccctgaCCTCAACCCCGACCCGACCCCAacggccccgaccccgacccgagcagcccCAACCCTAgcggccccgaccccgacccgagcagcccCAACCCCAGCGACCCcgccccgagcggccccgaccccgacCTTAACGCCGACCCGACCCCAACggcccgaccccgacccgagcagccccgACCCCAGCGACCCCAAGCCCGACCCGAGCAGCCCCGACCCCAGCGACCCcgccccgagcggccccgaccccgacCTCAACGCCGACCCGACCCCAacggccccgaccccgacccgagcagcccCAACCCTAGCGGCCCCAAACCcgccccgagcggccccgaccccgacctcaaccccgacccgaccccaacggtcccgaccccgacccgagcagcccCAACCCCAGCGACCCcaccccgagcggccccgaccccgacCTCAACGCCGACCCGACCCCAacggccccgaccccgacccgagcagcccCAACCCTAGCGGCCCcaaccccgacccgagcagccccgACCCCAGCGACCTCGACCCGAGCAGCCCCAACCCCAGCGGCCCCGACCCCAACCCCAGCGGCCCTGACCCCAACCCCAGTGGCTCCGACCCCGACCCCAgcggccccgaccccgaccccagcgGCCCAGACCCCGAACCCAGCGGCTCCAACCCCGACCCCAGCGGCCCCGACCCCAGCGGCCCCGACCCCAGtggccccgaccccgaccccagcgGCCCAGACCCCGAACCCAGCGGCTCCAACCCCGACCCCAGCGGCCCCGACCCCAGCGGCCCCGACCCCAGtggccccgaccccgaccccagcgGCCCCGACAGCGACCCCGACCCCAgcggccccgaccccgaccccagcaGCCCCGACCCCAACCCCAGCGGCCCTGACCCCACCGGCCCGGACCCCGACCCCAGAGGCCCCGACTCCGACCACAGCGGCCCCGACCCCGGCCCCAGCGGCCCCGACCCCAGCGGCCCCGACCCCAGCGGCCCCGACCCCGACCACAGCGGCCCCGACCCCGACTCGAGCAGCAACGACCCCAGCGGCCCCGATTCGACCCGAGCAGCCCCGATCCCAGCGGCCCCGACCCCGACCGCAGCCACCCCGACCCCGACCCAAgcggccccgaccccgaccccagcggccctgaccccgaccccagtcgaccccgaccccagcg gccccgaccccgacccgagcagcccCAACCCCAGCGGCCCCGACCCCAACCCCAGTGGCTCCGACCCCGACCCCAgcggccccgaccccgaccccagcgGCCCAGACCCCGAACCCAGCGGCTCCAACCCCGACCCCAGCGGCCCCGACCCCAGCGGCCCCGACCCCAGtggccccgaccccgaccccagcgGCCCCGACAGCGACCCCGACCCCAgcggccccgaccccgaccccagcaGCCCCGACCCCAACCCCAGCGGCCCTGACCCCACCGGCCCGGACCCCGACCCCAGCGGCCCCGACTCCGACCACAGCGGCCCCGATCCCGACCCCAGCGGCCCCGACCCCAGCGGCCCCGACCCCAGCGGCCCCAACCCCGACCCCAGCGGCCCCGACCCCGACCACAgcggccccgaccccgacccgagcagcaACGACCCCAGCGGCCCCGATTCGACCCGAGCAGCCCCGATCCCAGCGGCCCCGACCCCGACCGCAGcggccctgaccccgaccccagcggccccgaccccgaccccagtggccctgaccccgaccccagtcgaccccgaccccagcggccctgaccccgaccccagcagccctgaccccgaccccgactCCAGcggccctgaccccgaccccagcggccctgaccccgaccccgactCCAGCGGCGTGGACCCCGACCGCACCGGCACCGACCCCGACCCCAGCGGCCCCGACCTGAGCAGCCCCGACCCCAGaggccccgaccccgacccgagcagccccgaccccagcagcctcgaccccgaccccagcgGCCCAGACCCCGACCCCAGcggccctgaccccgaccccagcggccctgaccccgaccccgaccccagcgGCGCGGACCCCGACCGCACCGGCACCGACCCCGACCCCAGCGGCCCCGACCGAGCAGCCCCGACCCCAGaggccccgaccccgacccgagcagccccgATCCCAGCAGcctcgaccccgaccccagcgGCCCAGACCCCGACCCCAGCG ccgaccccgaccccagcggccccgaccccgaccccagcgGCCCCGACCCCGAACCCAGCTGACCCAGACCCCAGcggccctgaccccgaccccaacggccccgaccccgaccccagcggccccgaccccgaccccagcggccccgaccccgaccccagtggccccgaccccgaccccagcgGCCCCGACTCCGACCCAAGCGGCCCCGACCCTGACCCcagcgaccccgaccccgaccccagcggccctgaccccgaccccagcggccccgaccccgaccccagcggccccgaccccgaccccagcgGCCTCGACCCCAgcggccccgaccccgaccccagcggccccgaccccaccggccccgaccccgaccccagcggccccgaccccaccggccccgaccccgaccccagcgACCCCAACCCCAGCGGCCCCGACCCCAGCGGCTCCCACCCTGACCCCAGCGGCCCCGACCCCAGTGGCCCCTACCCTGACCCCAGCGGCCACGACCGTGACCCAAGCggccccgaccctgaccccaaAAATCTGACCCTGACCCCAGGGCCTTGA